Sequence from the Mastomys coucha isolate ucsf_1 unplaced genomic scaffold, UCSF_Mcou_1 pScaffold13, whole genome shotgun sequence genome:
TATGGCTATCCTGTACTCTATGAGTAATctccacttataaatgaatagatacaatgtttgtttttctgggttacctcactcatgatgatcttttctagttctagccATCTGCCTGCAAATTTatggtgtccttgtttttaatgcttgagtaataatccattgtgtaaatataccacatattctttatctattctttagttgagggacatttaggttgtttccagtttctgactattacaaataaaacccCTATAAACATAGTCGAGTTAGTGTCATTGTAGTAGAGCAtccttttggtatatgcccaggagtagtatagctgggtcttaaggtaaatctattctcaattttctgagcaactataaaattgatttccaaaatgatgTActaatttgcactcccaccatcaatggaggagtgtttcccttgctccacatccttgccagcaggAGCTGTTATTTGAgctcttgatcttagccattctgaaagatgtaagatggaatctcagtcattttgatttacattacCATGATGACTAAAGGTGTGGAACAATGAAGTGTTTCTTTGTCACTAGAGTTTCCTCTACTGAgatctgtacccatttttaattgggatatttggtttgttgataacCTTATATTCTGGTTATTCAGTTTcttatgttctttatatattttgtatatcagCCCACTGTCAAATGTGGAGTTGGTGAAggtattttcccattctgtaagcttcaatttTGTCCTTTTGATAGTGTCCTTGCCTTACataagattttcagtttcatgaggtcccatttattgttgatcttagtgcttgaactgttggtgttctgttcagaaagttgtcttctCTTCTAATGCATTCAAgtctattccccattttctcttctatcatgcTCAGTAtattcagttttatgttgaggtcttcaatccacttggacttgagttttgtgcagggtgatagataaggctctatttgcattcttctgcatgcagacatCTAGTAAGTCCAGCATCATTTATTTGTTAAAgaggctttcttttctccattataTAATTTTAGCTTCATTGTCAAAACTCAagaagtgtccataggtgtgtagatTTACATTTTGGTCTTCAATTAGAGTCCATTGAtgaacttttctgtttttatgcagtaccatgcagtttttactactactgctctgtagtagagcttgaaatTAGAAATGGTGATAACGCCAGAAATTTTTATATTGTCACTTTGAAATTAGTCCATTAATATGATATATGACAATAACCATAGATTTGGGTGCTCTGAGACAGGTTTGATTATTAATCAATATCTAGTCTCTTCTCTCGATATTAGTTATCCTGGGATTTGGAAGGGCCTAAAAAtgctaaaattattttgatttttcttttatatgggattgattttttccccctaaggTCTTCAGGACTAAGTAATGTTTGCAAAGTACTCTTTGCATACACTGTGTGGTTGCAATATGAAACCAACTTTATCTTACAAAGTTGGTACTTAAATTCATATAGTTGACAAATTAGATCTGTAgcttttattgtttcatttctcAATGATTATATGAGAAATACGGTGGTCATTTTAATACTCTAATGTCACAAgattcagaaaaattgaatactGGAAGTTACCCTCTTGAGCTTGTATAGTTATTTATTTGGTGACTTTACCTAGCTGTGGCATTGACTACATTTGAGAAAAAGATTGGCCATTTGATTTCACCTTGTGTTTCCAGTGTTCCTTACTGGTTTTGACCAATCAGAATCCTAGACTCCACAGGCCTCTGTAACTCACTAGAGCAGTGATGACCTGTTAATGAATTTTGTAGCAAATCAAAGTAGAAAACATGAGTTATTTACTTTCAAGTGGGAAGTAATTTTACATTcactgttatttgtttttaacaatgAGTGAGTCAGTCACTGTGACCCTATGACACCTATGTCAATAGCCCTAGTTATAAGCCATCAAAATAAATGCACTGGAAAATTTCTATAATGCAGATGGAATAAATGGTTTTCCATGTTGACAAAGTACTGTTGCCAGTTCTGTTTCTACATCTCTAAACATTCCTAAACTGTGGAATGCCTCTTCTTTCTAAACTGAGGAAtacatcattcattcatctaagaTTATTATATTATTGACAAAATACCTCACATTGTATCTATGACATGCAAACTAGATAAAAACATCGTTGGTAGACACTAGCTGTACAGAAGCATGGGTTTCATTACCACAGTTTCACTTAGGCATGTACTGTTTGGAGCACACACATCCTCTCCATTGCCTTCCCATGTCACCCTCCTGCTAGTCCTCCTTCTCACCAATAGTCCCCCTCTACTTTCCTGCGCTTATTTATTTAACCTAGCTTCTGCATATGACATTCTCTTTCATGTTTTAGATTGCTAAGACTCTTTACAGACTCTGCAGTACATTTGCAGagaagcatattaaaatattaaattggaataagatataaattaataaagacaAATACAAATTTGTTATTGCAGAGttttaataacaattaaaatcaCAATCATCATAGTAAgcaataatttaaaactattaacaAATTCTCATTCATATATGTGATGGGCTGTGGtttaaagaacataaatataaGCTTTAAGTGACTATTTGAAACCAAGAAAATGTGGcagtttatttttcattgaaaacaATGCAAAAACAATGTATATCTCAAAACACAATTGAATATTGGAATAAACAGTGCATTGTGTCATTATTTGTATTAGTTCAAGTGGAATTTGTAAGTCAACATTTCAGCACTTCTCTCTGACTTGCCTAACTctgtatcattttgttttttttaagtctactttattttcttcataggtgaaaacaaaagtatttttatagaaaacaaacaaaaaaacataaaaacaaaaacccagaaaactcATGCAAGAGAGGGAGCTTCGCCATGCTAACATGTTCCCCATTATCAATGCAAAGGCTCAGCTTACCTAAGGGACAAGGGTGCGCCCTCTGTAGATGACATCTGGATCTCACTTTCATGTATCATGTACAAGTCACTACTCCAGCCTCCTGTACTTTACTTAGGTGtacctttctttgtgttttattcaTTCTGCCTTAAAAGTCTTCACTCTTAGGGGACACTTACTGTGTTTGGCTGTGCTCCTTCCAACTGCAGCATGTAATGCACACATGCTGCCCTGGCTGCCCTTACCAGTGACCAGTTCTTGCCCTCCACAAGTCCTTTTCAATATCCCCTGCTGAGGTCTGACCTTGACCTAACTAGAATCATGATGGACCTACCAGGGCCTGCTCATCCCAGCACACAATGCCTCAGTGCCTTCTCCTACGCAACTACTGTCCTGTCGAGAAGCCCCAACACTTGAACTTTAAAGAGAAAGTAACAGCTAAAAGGGAGCCCATTATCTTCATCTCTTCTTCTAAGGTGGGTCAACTATGGCATAGAGCATGAAAGGAATTCAGTTGATGTGTTTGGAATTACGGCATTTATTGTTGTTGCTCCATCCCTGAAGGACCTAGAGGGAGAAGGTAGGATGAAATAGTGATATGCTTAGGAAGACCATGACGCCCAAGGTTGTCTCAAGAGGAGGCAAGACAGGAACCCCAGATATTCTGCCAAAAATTTCCAATTGTCATGGAAAGTACTATTCTCCAGAGACAGTTTGGTGTCTTGGAGTGGAGCTGGGGTTCCCCTGAAATGGTGATATGGTGGGGGTTTTTGGTTACTCAGTATCCCAAAATACCCCCAAAGAGTTTAATATTAGTCAGAAGATTCTTAGCACAGCCAAGTTTGCCTGTAGTGTCACTGCCTTTTCCATGTTTTAAAGATCCCATCTCTATGTCATAAGAAAATATAGACTTCCTTCTCCCTATTGCTCTAGTAATGTCTAGAAACCTCTAGGTGTCCCAGCTTCTTGCTTCTGcaccttaaaaaaaatatgagtgTCCATTTCAAGAGATGTAAACCACCTCCATAGTAAAATAGTACAATTGTGCACACAGAATAGAAATTTCTGATCCCCATCGATTTTCTGAGTATTCACACTCATTTTGTCGCTGAGCTcattcattttaatcttttagaTGATTAGTAAAGGGCTGACTTTTCTTAGATATTTATTCTTGAAGTGGATTGCAATAGGTTTTAAAGTGGAGTTTGCAGTGGGCTATTctttcaaaaattgttttaactTTCTGATAATGTCCCGCTGGGCAATTGGTTCAAAAGCTGATATCTTGGGACAGCATCTCAGGACATCATTCTGCAGTTACACCAGAAGGAAAAATGGTCAAATGTTTCCAGGTACTGTGGTCACTTTTGCTCTTCATCATGCTCCACTTGGTGATCCTGGCTGGTGAGTAATTTGCTTTTCCATTAAGAATGCAAAGTTTTGTGGCTGGTAACACTGtaacataaagaaaatactttaaattaaaaatgattttagtgaaaaaaatgtttatgaataTAGGTACAGACAACTACATTGGTCCTTTCCCATACACATGCTTAGAGAGAGAGTGAAGTCTGGTCCAGAGACATAAAGTTTTGATTTTCCTATACATTCTATGCAGATTGTGGGACCTAATGcctaaggaagagaaagcagtTGGGGAGCTAGTGACTGATAGTGATCAGCAGTATTTCTTCATCCAGAGAACATCTCAAAAGTATTTGGAAATACCCCCACAAAGATCTCCGGTGGCTCAGGATCTCTGTGACCTCTGGGGAAGAAGTCCTACTGGGAATCCCAAGCAGAACAGAGGTCTCAGTTTTTCACACATCTTCTGAAAATTCCTGAATACCAGCTTAACAAGGTGTTGTTTTCCTCCCAAAGCATTGGATACCCTGGGCACACAGCATCCCTACTTGTGGTACACTCATTCCCTCTGCTCATTGTTTTGAGAAACCGGGTGCCAGCCCTTATTTTacaaatagatgaatagatatatAAATGAGAGAAGGCTTTCAATTGCTTCAGGGCTACTTTGTAAGGAGTTTGAGCTTTCTTGTTCTCTCGGAAGGTTGGGCTATGGTTTATCTGGGATTAAATTTTGCCATATATTTATGCATTCTCCAGCTCCAGGTGGTCGAGTTTGGTGGCCTACACGTGGACTTATTAAGGTAACTGCCTACTAGATTTTTCTAGGACtcaatttaaatacaatttttaaaagttttttttttttagttgtacAAGTGTTTTACCTGTTCCTATGTAAGTGTACTGCATATATGCATGGTGATCATACGAGACAGAAGAGGTCATTGggcttcctggaactggagttacaaactgtTACAAGCTTTCATGAGGCTTCTGGGAATGGAATCCtgatcctctgtgagagcagcaagtgctcttagccactgaattatctctccaggctctgaacctaatattctaattttaaaaatttatttatctgttctttgagaatttcatacaggcATAAAATGTATCTTCATTTTGGCTACTTCTGTCCCCTCTCTAACTTCTTAGACTTACTATGTTCCCCTAAcaatttcctgtcttctttcagttttcttgtcAGAACTCATTGACTTAATCTGCTGCTGCCAATATGTGCATGGGCTTATAAGAATTACAGGCCTACTGTTGCTTAGAGATCTAAGCTGGgaaccaacaccaacaccaacacacacacacacacacacacacacacacacacacacacacatgaatgcccAGCAGTGTTTAGAAACTTTCTGCATAATGGTAGTCTCCATTTGGTAGGCATGAGGAGTTCTTTGGTTCTTAGAGGACCATGGACTTGAGCTCATATCACTTTCTACTGTGTTGAAAATATGGAAAGCAGCAATCCCTTGGattctggaagaaggaaaatgtaaAGGAATGAGGAATCTCTACACAGAAGCTCAAATTATGTTTGTAGCTCCTTCATGAATAAAAAAGAAgggtgaatttttttcttctttttgcttattCTGCTCAGGTTTGTATATATTGTGGGGCCAACACATATGTGATTAGTGAAATAaaggataaatataaataaaacctaaataaaaGGTTGCTTCCTTTGTGTTATAGATTTGCTACAGAGAAGTCTTTCACTTTACAAGTGTTTATGACTTTACCTTTGCCTCATTCaggaatttaaaatgttttcttttctctcactaTAGCTAACCAGACCTCTAAGAGTTCCTGGCCACAGGAAATGATACATATCAGGCAGAATGTAGATTGAATCTAGTGCCATTATTTTGTATGTAGATATACTGAGAGATACTGGAATGTGATTCTGACTTGACCAGTTTCCCCTAATACAATCCATAAGAGGCCTGTTTTTGAGCACAGTTCTAATTATCTCTTTGTTTATTTCCTCTCAATTTCAGATCAAATGTCCTTATAAAAAAGTAAACTTGAGTTGGTTCAATAAAACAGTGGACCCCTGCCCTGGCCTAAAACAACCCATCTGTGGCACCAATTTTGTAACCTATGATAATCCCTGCATCTTATGTGTTGAGAGCTTGTGAGTATTCTTTggagggacagaaaaaaaaaagtaagctgtttggttatttttttctgtccatGTTGCTCCAACAAAGTTCAACAGCCATGAGACCagtctttctctcccattttggAAGACAGCAATCAATACCTATTTAGATGAGCCATCATAACAGAAGGTTCTGCTATCATACAAGGTAGACATATTAGACTGAATGGTGCCCCTTATGTGCTTCCTCATGCTCCCAATACCCCCACAATTAATGAATTACCTACAGAAATTCTAGAATTCCTTCAATACCCACCACAttgattttagaataaaatttacCTTTATctcatattagatattttctgttgcTTCAATGTCTAAAACCTTGAACTATACTAGCACAGCAGCAGAGTTGGGTCCACTGCCTGTGACTGATTACTCAGACCTTTGGATTTACATGACAGGAGTCAGTCACTAAACACCCAGACTGCAATTCCATCATGATGTTAGCTTTTGTCTATGTGAGGCAGTGTGTTAACCAAGAAGGAAACCATTCCTCCTGCTGTCAGATTGGAACCCTTACTCTAACAGCCCTTTGTCATTTTGTGCAAGGAGCAAAGAAGAGATGGCATAAACCCTGAACCATCACAGTAGTTTCCATTTTAGCCAAAGGCTGAGAGTGTTGGCTAAATCACTGATGGCTCTTGCACCTCACACTTCACAAACTCAGGCAGGCCCAATCAGAGAGATTATTTTAAAGAGGTTGTAGGTATCTTCAGTGGCAAATGCCCTGGCCCTTGTCTGAGCCAGCTAACTTTATAGTCTGTATCTTAACTCCTCCAAGGAAAGGTTCTTAATGAAATGCTTATTATACCTTTGTTTAGGAAATCTGGGGGCAGAATTAGATATTACCACAATGGAAGGTGCTAGGTGAGTGAACTTGGATGTGTAAGATGATATTTTCCATTTATCTCTGGCACAGATACTTCATTATTATGCCTAATTTctccttttgccttttttttctttccatagatTCCTGGTGACAAAGACCTGTTGGAAGCTGATGGCTGGATGGTCCTTCTGTGTTTTCCTTAACATATACATTATTCTGGATTGGAGATGTAGCTCACTTTTAAAGTACCATCTCACAGGTTGGAGGACTCTGGGATCAGTCCCAAtctctacaaataaataaactttccTGAATATCTTAATTTGTGTCTTAGGTTCTCTGTCTCATAACTTAGCAGTAGAGAAGATTTGAACATTTAAACCATAGGCCAAAAGCAAGCAGTAGGTTTTGTCAGCTCACCAACATCATCACCATCTAGGGCTTTCCCAGAACAAATTCTTGTTTATTTCCTtgtcacttaaaaaaattaatccaatGACAAAGCATTGTTGTCTTCCTGATCAATTCCTGTTGCTCAGCTTTTATAAATTTCTCCTTAAATATTTGCACTcttattatttatgtctttatgaTATGTAGtatgtccaggctggtctcaaacttgaaatcctcctgccttagcctcccaaacAGTAGCAATAGCTAGAGTGTTCCATTGTGCCCAGCTTAAATTCTTTTCTAAGCCTTGATACAGAAGCATTTATATGAGTCTAAAATGGTTCCATGTCTTCACTGGCCCTACCTTTGtctaatagaaaaatattacattgttCATACCTATGAATGTCTCAGTGGTCATATCTCTTAAATTCTAAAGACATGTTTTATCCTCTGGtgtatatataggaatatatgtTTCTCCCAGTTATAACATATCATCTGTGTGCAtgtcacatactcacacacatgtttTTTAATGGAGTCAGCGGAGTGATGTGCATTCATGTGCTGTGTTCTTTTAGTAGCCTGGTCACATCTGACCTGGGAGAAAAATGACTCTATTACTTACAAGTGCAGTGGAAGCTTGGGTCAGGTTGATGACTATATGGTGAGTAAAGGGCTACAGTGAAAAGGAAATCACTTTAGATCTCTCATCTTTAGAATTTGAAAGCAAAGAGCCTTGAGGGAAAGGAGGTGTTCAGCCTTCATAGCATGCCAACTCTCATTACTTCACGTACTTCGTACAGGAACATCAAGAACTCTGGGGCAAGGGTTGCTTCCAAATGCTACTGATTTTATATCACAGTTGTTAATCTGTTTTTGAGATTATTAATCCCACATTAATGTCACACAGTGAATTTCTTCTTTATCCTAATCAGGCATTATTGGAAGCCTGTGCAAGATCTGTACTCTGTTATCTTTttaatttgtgttcttttgtccTCCATGGGCAGAATTCTGCAATCACTTAACCCCTTCCCATAGCATGGTTGCACTAAGCATACATTTCATCTCTCCTTAGTCCTAGCTCTGTGTCCTTAGTTCACGATTTTTCCGTGGCTTTCCTGTtcctggtcctggtcctggtcCTATTCCTATTTGCTAGAATCTTCTATATTGTGAATGCTGAGGCAGAAAACTTGAAACTCAAAAACAATATCCTTCAATGTCTTGTTATTTAGTCtaatgttttgttaattttttaggTTCTATATCATAGTTTCTCTAGGAATACATtgtcagaaaggaagagaaaatatctttattatcccgttgtatttatttttcttctagaatcTTCTACAGTTTGTATTAGAATATAATGTTACACTTTTTCTTAAGACTCCCAGATAGCACAACTGTTTTTATAAGAATAGATTATTGTAGTAAATAGGAataaatttatgtaaaatatgctACACATAACAAGTAATAGCTTTGatgatacttttttttcctgaaacttgATTGTAGCTATTtctgaagagggaaaagagatcaGCATGCATCTAAATGCAATACTGTCTCATACTATGAATTGAAGAGTAAATGTCTCTAAATCTCACCTCTGCAGCACAGAATGTGGTGTCTGTCTTCAGAATTAGCTCCAGTAGCCACTCCCtctgccctttcttcctccccacagtgactcctttcttctttttttttattttagatattttctttatttacatgcgaatttctccattcccagtttcccNNNNNNNNNNNNNNNNNNNNNNNNNNNNNNNNNNNNNNNNNNNNNNNNNNNNNNNNNNNNNNNNNNNNNNNNNNNNNNNNNNNNNNNNNNNNNNNNNNNNNNNNNNNNNNNNNNNNNNNNNNNNNNNNNNNNNNNNNNNNNNNNNNNNNNNNNNNNNNNNNNNNNNNNNNNNNNNNNNNNNNNNNNNNNNNNNNNNNNNNNNNNNNNNNNNNNNNNNNNNNNNNNNNNNNNNNNNNNNNNNNNNNNNNNNNNNNNNNNNNNNNNNNNNNNNNNNNNNNNNNNNNNNNNNNNNNNNNNNNNNNNNNNNNNNNNNNNNNNNNNNNNNNNNNNNNNNNNNNNNNNNNNNNNNNNNNNNNNNNNNNNNNNNNNNNNNNNNNNNNNNNNNNNNNNNNNNNNNNNNNNNNNNNNNNNNNNNNNNNNNNNNNNNNNNNNNNNNNNNNNNNNNNNNNNNNNNNNNNNNNNNNNNNNNNNNNNNNNNNNNNNNNNNNNNNNNNNNNNNNNNNNNNNNNNNNNNNNNNNNNNNNNNNNNNNNNNNNNNNNNNNNNNNNNNNNNNNNNNNNNNNNNNNNNNNNNNNNNNNNNNNNNNNNNNNNNNNNNNNNNNNNNNNNNNNNNNNNNNNNNNNNNNNNNNNNNgttcccccttttaagaaggaatgaaatgtccaccttttggtctttcttcttctagagttccttgtggactcctttcttctatttcccctcctgccctccccttcttctcccttcttccctcctctttgttttctgtagtttCTCATGTTCCCTCTTGTCTCTCATCTGATGCTGACTACAACTTTCCTCTATCATCTTCTTCAAACCATCATTCTTTTAACATTGCATAAGCAGTTAAACATAATCTGTTAAAATCACTCCCCACTATGAATTATAGACTCTCAGTCTACCCTGTAAGACACATTGCTTGCTCTACTATAGTAACTGTCAAAAGCATCATCTCACCAATggagaaaaactaaacagagaaataattaaactaaTAGAGCTTATGAATCAaatggggctaatatccaaaatgtataaagaactcaagaggttggACACCAACAGataaaataatccaattaaaaatgaggtacagagctaaatagagaattctcaacaaggAATACCTAATGGTGcgtgctggcaagaatgtggaacaaggggaacactcctccattgctggtgggagtgcaaacttgtacaatcactctggaaatcaatttggcagtttctcagaaactgGCAACAGTTCTTCCTCaagaccagctataccactcctgggcaaatgcccaaaagatactccaccatcCTACAAGGACACtagctcaactatgtttataacaGCTCTATTCTTAATAGCTAGAAAATgcaaataacccagatgtctgtCAACTGAAGAATGGCTAGACAAAATGTGGTTTGTTTACTCAATGCAATACTacacagttattaaaaacaatgacatcctGAAGAaatcaggcaaatggatggagtagaaaatatcatcctgagtgagaaacCCAGCCCTGAAAGAACACAACATAGTATGTAATCACCTATAAGtcgatattagccataaagtacaggataatcacTCTataatccacagatccaaagaaaccAATTAACAAGGAGGTTTTGAGAGGAGAtccttgaatctttctcagaaggggaaataaaatagatttcagaggtaggtggatggagggagcagggtgggagagaggatgaTGGAGAAGAGAATGGGATGATCAGCTGTAGGGATAGCAGAGAAGAGAAGATTAGAGGTGGGTGGGACATCTCTCAacttgccagagacctggggtTTGAcagtgggtggtggtggaggctCACGGAATCTGTggaggtgactctagctgagactttTAGCAATGGGAGATATAGTGCCTGAGGTTTTCCCTGCCGGGAACCAGACAGTACTCCTAGTGAAGGCATAAGGAGAACAACCCATCCACTAAGCCTTTGACTCAAAatgtgtcctacctacaagatgtgcagggacaaag
This genomic interval carries:
- the Spink14 gene encoding serine protease inhibitor Kazal-type 14, which gives rise to MVKCFQVLWSLLLFIMLHLVILAAPGGRVWWPTRGLIKIKCPYKKVNLSWFNKTVDPCPGLKQPICGTNFVTYDNPCILCVESLKSGGRIRYYHNGRC